A portion of the Pseudomonas sp. GR 6-02 genome contains these proteins:
- a CDS encoding DMT family transporter — MTTCEQTLANSSDVPVYLKLAAVTMIWGGTFVAGRFLADSLSPLFAASLRFLLASVALLVFLLLARVPLVRPSPRQWLQLALLGFFGIFFYNLCFFYGLHYINASRASLIVALNPAVIGLASWLLFKERLSRAKVAGIAICIAGASLVIVSRNPQLLDGNADAWIGDLLIFGCVLGWGIYSLFSKGLNQTLGPVQTVTYSILLGTLMLWVTSAVRGELSVAALTGLGAQQWLSLMYLGVLGSALAYIGYYDGIRKIGATRSGVFIALNPLTAVLLGALLLGEQLTLAMCLGGGLILAGIFLCNKPLAQATKKGIV; from the coding sequence ATGACTACGTGTGAACAGACCCTTGCGAACTCTTCGGATGTGCCGGTTTATCTGAAACTGGCGGCGGTCACCATGATCTGGGGCGGGACATTCGTCGCCGGGCGGTTTCTGGCCGACAGCCTCAGTCCGTTGTTCGCTGCGAGTCTGCGGTTCCTGCTGGCGAGCGTGGCGTTGCTGGTGTTCCTGCTGCTGGCGCGGGTGCCCTTGGTGCGACCCAGCCCCAGGCAATGGTTGCAATTGGCGCTGTTGGGATTCTTCGGGATTTTCTTCTACAACCTGTGCTTCTTTTACGGGCTGCATTACATCAACGCGTCTCGGGCATCATTGATCGTAGCGTTGAATCCAGCGGTGATCGGCCTGGCTTCTTGGCTGTTGTTCAAGGAGCGGCTGAGTCGGGCGAAAGTGGCTGGTATTGCGATCTGCATTGCTGGCGCCAGCCTGGTGATCGTCAGCCGCAATCCGCAGTTACTGGACGGCAATGCCGATGCCTGGATTGGCGACTTGTTGATCTTCGGCTGCGTGCTCGGCTGGGGCATTTATTCACTGTTCTCCAAAGGCCTGAATCAAACACTGGGGCCGGTGCAGACGGTGACGTACTCGATTTTGCTCGGCACGCTGATGCTCTGGGTGACCAGTGCCGTGCGGGGCGAGCTGAGCGTCGCGGCGCTCACCGGGCTCGGCGCGCAACAATGGTTGAGCCTGATGTACCTGGGCGTGCTGGGTTCGGCATTGGCCTACATTGGTTATTACGACGGCATTCGCAAAATCGGCGCGACGCGCTCGGGCGTGTTCATCGCCTTGAACCCGTTGACTGCTGTTCTTCTCGGCGCGTTGTTGCTGGGCGAACAGCTGACACTGGCGATGTGCCTGGGCGGCGGGCTGATCCTGGCGGGGATTTTCCTGTGCAACAAACCGCTTGCGCAGGCCACGAAAAAGGGGATTGTATAA
- a CDS encoding glycerate kinase, producing the protein MKIVIAPDSFKDSLSAQGVAEAIALGLAQVWPDAQLLKCPMADGGEGTVESILAACDGELRRTRVRGPLGATVDAAWGWLPQSHTAIIEMAEASGLQRVPLDLRDACTSSTFGTGELIRAALDAGAQRVILAIGGSATNDGGAGAMQALGVKLLDTQGQTLAPGGLALAQLARLDLSDIDPRLAEVRFDIAADVNNPLCGPHGASAIFGPQKGASPEQVQQLDLALGHFAELCAQALDKDVRDEPGSGAAGGLGFAAKAFLGAQFQAGVEVVAELVGLAEAVNGADLVITGEGRFDAQTLRGKTPFGVARIARQQGVPVIVIAGTLGEGYQALYEHGIDAAFALASGPMSLEQACAEAPRLLRERASDIARVWRVAARKA; encoded by the coding sequence ATGAAAATCGTCATTGCCCCCGATTCGTTCAAGGATAGCCTGAGTGCCCAGGGTGTGGCCGAGGCCATTGCGCTGGGGTTGGCGCAGGTTTGGCCAGATGCACAATTGCTCAAGTGCCCGATGGCTGATGGTGGCGAAGGCACGGTCGAGTCGATTCTGGCCGCGTGCGACGGAGAACTGCGCCGCACCCGTGTTCGTGGGCCGTTGGGCGCCACGGTCGATGCCGCCTGGGGCTGGTTGCCGCAGAGCCACACCGCGATCATCGAAATGGCCGAGGCCAGTGGCCTGCAACGGGTGCCGCTTGACCTGCGCGATGCCTGTACCAGCAGCACCTTCGGCACCGGCGAATTGATCCGCGCTGCGCTCGATGCCGGGGCGCAACGAGTGATTCTGGCGATTGGTGGCAGTGCCACGAATGACGGCGGCGCCGGGGCGATGCAGGCCTTGGGGGTGAAACTGCTGGATACCCAGGGCCAAACCCTGGCGCCGGGTGGTCTGGCGCTGGCGCAACTGGCCCGTCTCGATTTGAGCGACATCGACCCGCGTCTGGCCGAGGTGCGTTTCGACATCGCCGCCGACGTCAATAATCCGCTGTGCGGCCCGCACGGTGCGTCAGCGATTTTCGGCCCGCAGAAAGGCGCGTCGCCCGAGCAAGTCCAGCAACTGGACCTCGCTCTCGGGCACTTTGCCGAGCTCTGCGCGCAAGCCCTGGACAAAGACGTACGCGATGAACCGGGCAGTGGCGCGGCGGGCGGTCTGGGGTTTGCCGCGAAGGCGTTTCTTGGCGCGCAATTCCAGGCCGGTGTGGAAGTGGTCGCCGAACTGGTGGGGCTGGCCGAGGCGGTCAACGGCGCCGACCTGGTGATCACCGGCGAAGGCCGTTTCGATGCCCAGACATTGCGCGGCAAAACCCCGTTTGGCGTGGCGCGCATTGCCCGGCAGCAGGGCGTGCCGGTCATCGTCATCGCCGGCACCTTGGGCGAGGGGTATCAGGCTCTGTACGAGCATGGCATCGATGCGGCTTTTGCATTGGCGAGTGGGCCGATGAGCCTGGAACAGGCCTGCGCCGAGGCGCCGCGATTGTTGCGTGAGCGCGCCAGTGATATCGCGCGGGTTTGGCGGGTGGCCGCCCGCAAGGCCTGA
- a CDS encoding MFS transporter — MSQSATATLANADDKNAVYKRITLRLIPFIFICYLFNYLDRVNVGFAKLQMLDALKFSETVYGLGAGIFFIGYVLCGVPSNLALSKFGPRRWIALMMMTWGALSTCLLFVTTPTEFYTLRLFTGAAEAGFFPGVVLYLSQWFPTFRRGRIMALFMSAIPVSGLLGSPFSGWILNHFGAGQAGLAGWQWMFLLQGIPTVILGALAYFLLSDSYANAKWLTPYERSVLEADHAEDLASKPKTTTDSLRAVFKNPAIWAFGLIYFCIQSGVYAINFWLPSIIKNLGFSDNLVIGWLSAIPYLLAAVFMLMVGRSADLRKERRWHLVVPMLMGAVGLLIAVNFATTPALAILGLTLATMGALTGLPMFWPVPTAMLSAGAAAGGLALINSMGQMAGFLSPYLVGWVKDSTGSTDAALYLLAGVIVCGSLLALRMTRTLRV; from the coding sequence ATGTCACAGAGCGCCACCGCTACCCTGGCCAACGCTGACGACAAGAACGCCGTCTACAAACGCATTACCTTGCGTTTGATCCCCTTCATCTTCATCTGCTACCTGTTCAACTACCTCGACCGGGTGAACGTCGGGTTTGCCAAACTGCAGATGCTCGACGCGCTGAAATTCAGCGAAACCGTGTACGGCCTCGGTGCCGGAATCTTCTTTATCGGCTACGTGCTGTGCGGCGTACCGAGCAACCTGGCGCTGAGCAAATTCGGCCCGCGACGCTGGATCGCGTTGATGATGATGACGTGGGGAGCGCTCTCGACTTGCCTGCTGTTCGTCACCACACCTACCGAGTTCTACACCCTGCGCCTGTTCACCGGTGCCGCCGAAGCCGGGTTCTTCCCGGGCGTGGTGCTTTACCTTTCGCAGTGGTTCCCGACGTTCCGCCGTGGCCGCATCATGGCGCTGTTCATGTCGGCAATCCCGGTGTCGGGCCTGCTGGGCAGCCCGTTTTCCGGCTGGATTCTCAATCACTTTGGTGCGGGCCAGGCTGGTTTGGCCGGCTGGCAGTGGATGTTCCTGCTGCAAGGCATCCCGACCGTGATTCTCGGCGCCCTCGCCTACTTCCTGCTCAGCGACAGTTACGCCAACGCCAAGTGGCTGACCCCGTACGAGCGTTCGGTGCTTGAAGCCGACCACGCCGAAGACCTGGCCAGCAAACCGAAAACCACCACCGACTCCTTGCGGGCAGTGTTCAAGAACCCGGCGATCTGGGCGTTCGGATTGATCTACTTCTGCATCCAGAGCGGTGTTTACGCGATTAACTTCTGGCTGCCGTCGATCATCAAGAACCTGGGTTTCAGCGACAACCTGGTGATTGGCTGGTTGAGCGCGATTCCGTACCTGCTGGCGGCGGTGTTCATGTTGATGGTGGGCCGCTCGGCGGACCTGCGCAAAGAACGTCGCTGGCACCTGGTGGTGCCGATGCTGATGGGTGCGGTGGGGCTGTTGATTGCGGTGAACTTCGCGACCACGCCAGCTCTTGCGATTCTCGGCCTGACCCTCGCCACCATGGGCGCCCTCACCGGCTTGCCGATGTTCTGGCCGGTGCCGACGGCGATGCTCAGCGCCGGTGCGGCGGCCGGTGGCTTGGCGTTGATCAACTCCATGGGGCAGATGGCGGGTTTCCTTAGCCCGTATCTGGTGGGTTGGGTCAAGGACAGCACCGGGTCCACCGATGCGGCGTTGTACCTGCTGGCGGGTGTGATTGTGTGCGGCAGTTTGCTGGCGTTGCGCATGACCCGGACGTTGCGGGTTTAA
- a CDS encoding DUF6124 family protein, whose product MFKPTPNPPEVEDVSPYETPDSKKLNEAAERALDHYLKPPTPKATKRKPSTIYHVGEKVDNETLLVNACESLASASMMLTEFAGLMDMPHRNMMLGIQSVVMLGELAVNRVLDNLDPQG is encoded by the coding sequence ATGTTCAAACCAACGCCAAATCCACCAGAAGTGGAGGACGTTTCCCCCTACGAAACCCCCGATTCCAAAAAACTCAACGAAGCCGCCGAGCGCGCCCTCGACCATTACCTCAAACCACCCACCCCCAAAGCCACCAAGCGCAAACCCAGCACCATTTACCATGTCGGTGAAAAGGTCGATAACGAAACCCTGCTGGTCAACGCCTGCGAATCCCTGGCGTCAGCGAGCATGATGCTCACTGAATTCGCCGGATTGATGGACATGCCCCATCGCAACATGATGCTGGGGATTCAATCGGTGGTCATGCTTGGGGAGCTGGCTGTCAACCGAGTGCTGGATAACCTCGATCCGCAAGGCTGA
- a CDS encoding sugar diacid recognition domain-containing protein codes for MFELDHDLAQDIVDRAMAILPYNVNVMDSQGLILGSGEPERINTRHEGAQLVLANGRVVEIDAQTAIHLKGVQPGINLPLLLDQRLIGVLGITGEPEQLRTYAELVRMTAEMLVAQRNQQAEQQWRRQRCDDLLALLLSEAGDSPRLLDEAQQLGLKPQLTRVPYLFELGIEHGPSQTVEALSAWLMSRYPDSWCVSSAKSSLLWCRPATPAVENERLLEKLDGLGWNILRIAVGGQADGLSGLRRCYRRVGDLLAYGRDVLPHSRLLILNRYRLPVMLWRHRDDDALDELLRPLRKVIAKDGNGQLLATLRSWCEHDGQSQACADALGIHRNSLRYRMERIAELSGVDPLKLDGMLALYLGVQLLPQTELPTTAP; via the coding sequence ATGTTTGAACTCGATCACGACCTGGCCCAGGACATCGTCGACCGGGCGATGGCCATCCTGCCGTACAACGTCAATGTCATGGACAGTCAGGGGCTGATTCTTGGCAGCGGCGAGCCGGAGCGCATCAACACCCGTCACGAAGGCGCGCAACTGGTGCTGGCCAACGGGCGCGTGGTGGAGATCGACGCGCAAACGGCGATTCATCTCAAAGGCGTGCAGCCGGGCATTAATCTGCCGCTGTTGCTCGATCAGCGCTTGATCGGCGTGCTGGGCATTACTGGCGAACCGGAGCAATTGCGCACCTACGCCGAACTGGTGCGCATGACCGCCGAGATGCTGGTGGCCCAGCGCAATCAGCAGGCCGAGCAGCAATGGCGGCGCCAACGGTGCGACGATCTGCTGGCATTGCTGTTGAGCGAAGCAGGGGATTCGCCACGGTTGCTGGACGAAGCGCAGCAACTGGGGCTCAAGCCGCAGCTGACACGAGTGCCGTATCTGTTCGAGTTGGGCATCGAACACGGCCCGAGCCAGACCGTCGAAGCGCTCAGCGCCTGGCTGATGTCGCGCTACCCGGACAGTTGGTGCGTGAGCTCGGCCAAATCTTCGTTGCTCTGGTGCCGCCCGGCGACGCCTGCGGTCGAGAACGAACGATTGCTGGAAAAGCTCGATGGCCTGGGCTGGAACATTTTGCGCATCGCCGTGGGCGGGCAGGCCGACGGCTTGTCGGGGTTGCGTCGCTGCTATCGACGGGTCGGCGATTTGCTGGCCTACGGGCGCGATGTGTTGCCGCATTCGCGCTTGCTGATCCTGAACCGTTATCGGCTACCGGTGATGCTCTGGCGGCACCGCGACGACGATGCGCTGGATGAACTGCTGCGGCCGCTGCGTAAAGTCATCGCCAAGGACGGTAACGGGCAATTGCTGGCCACCCTGCGCAGTTGGTGCGAACACGACGGCCAGAGCCAGGCCTGCGCCGATGCCCTGGGCATCCACCGCAACAGTTTGCGTTATCGCATGGAGCGGATCGCCGAACTCAGCGGCGTCGACCCGCTGAAGCTCGACGGAATGCTCGCACTGTACCTTGGCGTCCAGCTCCTGCCACAAACCGAGCTGCCGACCACCGCTCCGTAG
- a CDS encoding aldo/keto reductase, whose amino-acid sequence MSYRTLGHSGLQVSTLTLGTMMFGEQTSTEDSLRIIGKAWDQGINFIDTADVYTNGRSEEIVGEAIASHRHEWVLATKVGFGPVDGVPNRTGLSRKHLFNGIDASLTRLGTDYLDIYYLHREDHNTPLEVTVSAIGDLIRQGKIRYWGLSNYRGWRIAEVIRLADKLGVDRPVISQPLYNIVNRQAETEQITAAQNYGLGVVPYSPLARGVLSGKYAPDVTPDANSRAGRQDKRILETEWRVESLRIAQQIQQYTRDRGVGIVEFAIAWVLNNSAVTSAIVGPRTEEQWDGYIKAQAVKITAEDEAFIDSLVTPGHASTPGFNDVSHFVPGRKPRSA is encoded by the coding sequence ATGAGCTATCGCACGCTGGGTCATTCGGGTTTACAGGTGTCGACCCTCACATTGGGCACCATGATGTTCGGCGAACAGACCAGCACCGAAGATTCCCTGCGGATCATCGGCAAGGCCTGGGACCAGGGCATCAACTTCATCGACACCGCGGACGTGTACACCAACGGCCGCTCCGAAGAGATCGTCGGCGAAGCGATCGCCAGCCACCGCCACGAATGGGTGCTCGCCACCAAGGTCGGCTTCGGTCCGGTGGACGGTGTGCCGAACCGTACCGGCCTGAGCCGCAAGCACCTGTTCAATGGCATCGACGCCAGCCTGACGCGGTTGGGCACCGATTATCTGGACATCTATTACCTGCACCGCGAAGACCACAACACGCCGCTGGAAGTCACGGTGTCGGCCATCGGCGATCTGATTCGTCAGGGCAAGATCCGCTACTGGGGCCTGTCGAACTATCGCGGCTGGCGCATCGCCGAAGTGATTCGTTTGGCCGACAAACTCGGTGTCGACAGGCCGGTGATCAGCCAGCCGCTGTACAACATCGTCAACCGTCAGGCGGAAACCGAGCAGATCACCGCCGCGCAAAACTATGGCCTCGGCGTGGTGCCTTACAGTCCGCTGGCGCGCGGTGTGCTCAGCGGCAAGTACGCGCCGGATGTGACACCGGACGCCAACAGCCGCGCCGGTCGCCAGGACAAACGCATCCTGGAAACCGAATGGCGGGTTGAGTCTTTGCGCATTGCCCAGCAGATCCAGCAATACACCCGGGACCGTGGCGTGGGCATCGTCGAGTTCGCCATCGCTTGGGTGCTGAACAACAGCGCCGTCACCTCGGCCATCGTCGGCCCGCGCACCGAAGAACAGTGGGATGGGTACATCAAGGCGCAAGCGGTGAAAATCACGGCGGAAGATGAAGCCTTTATCGATTCGCTGGTGACACCGGGGCATGCGTCGACACCGGGGTTCAATGATGTGAGCCATTTTGTGCCGGGACGCAAACCGCGTTCGGCTTGA
- a CDS encoding SDR family oxidoreductase, translating to MTQLNACLHHQTVVVIGGSSGIGAAVVRAAAEREARVVAVSRRQPAVDHDAKIRHEAADVTDESSLRQLFERIGPFDHLVITAGPSVSAKPLADSDLQHAQQAFDVKFWGALRAIQVALPYLSARGSITLTSGLLSRKFVAGQFIKTTLNAALEALGKQLAKELAPRRVNVVSPGVTDTEAYAGMDETQRAAMFARTAATLPVGRVGTPQDLAAAFILAMENDFISGTVIDVDGGGLL from the coding sequence ATGACACAACTCAACGCTTGCTTGCACCATCAGACCGTCGTGGTGATCGGTGGCAGCAGTGGAATAGGCGCCGCCGTCGTCCGGGCCGCAGCCGAGCGTGAGGCCCGTGTGGTCGCGGTGAGTCGCCGCCAGCCAGCGGTCGACCATGATGCAAAGATTCGACACGAAGCGGCGGACGTCACTGATGAATCGTCGTTGCGACAGCTGTTCGAGCGTATCGGCCCTTTCGATCATCTGGTGATCACTGCCGGTCCGAGTGTGAGTGCCAAACCGTTGGCTGACAGCGATTTGCAGCACGCCCAACAGGCCTTCGATGTCAAATTCTGGGGCGCGCTGCGGGCGATCCAGGTCGCGCTGCCATACCTGAGCGCACGTGGCAGCATCACGCTGACCTCGGGTCTGTTGTCGCGCAAATTTGTCGCCGGGCAGTTCATCAAAACCACCTTGAATGCGGCGCTGGAAGCCTTGGGCAAGCAACTGGCCAAGGAACTGGCTCCGCGCCGGGTCAACGTTGTAAGCCCTGGCGTGACCGACACCGAGGCTTACGCCGGAATGGACGAAACGCAACGCGCCGCGATGTTTGCCCGTACCGCCGCCACATTGCCGGTGGGCCGGGTCGGCACCCCGCAAGATCTGGCGGCAGCGTTTATTCTGGCGATGGAAAACGACTTTATCAGCGGCACCGTCATCGACGTCGACGGAGGAGGGTTGCTATGA
- the hppD gene encoding 4-hydroxyphenylpyruvate dioxygenase, whose amino-acid sequence MADLYENPMGLMGFEFIEFASPTPNTLEPIFEIMGFTKVATHRSKDVHLYRQGSINLILNNEPHSVASYFAAEHGPSVCGMAFRVKDSQKAYKRALELGAQPIHIETGPMELHLPAIKGIGGAPLYLIDRFGEGSSIYDIDFVFIEGVDRNPVGAGLKIIDHLTHNVYRGRMAYWANFYEKLFNFREIRYFDIKGEYTGLTSKAMTAPDGMIRIPLNEESSKGAGQIEEFLMQFNGEGIQHVAFLTDNLIDTWDRLKKIGMRFMTPPPDTYYEMLEGRLPNHGEPVDQLQARGILLDGSSEPGDKRLLLQIFSETLMGPVFFEFIQRKGDDGFGEGNFKALFESIERDQVRRGVLSTD is encoded by the coding sequence ATGGCAGATTTATACGAAAACCCAATGGGCCTGATGGGCTTTGAGTTCATCGAATTCGCATCGCCGACCCCGAACACCCTGGAGCCGATCTTCGAGATCATGGGCTTCACCAAGGTCGCGACCCACCGCTCCAAAGACGTGCACCTGTATCGCCAGGGCTCGATCAACCTGATCCTCAACAACGAACCCCACAGCGTGGCCTCGTACTTCGCGGCCGAGCACGGCCCGTCGGTGTGCGGCATGGCGTTCCGGGTCAAGGATTCGCAAAAGGCCTACAAGCGTGCCCTGGAACTCGGCGCCCAGCCGATCCACATCGAAACCGGTCCGATGGAATTGCACCTGCCGGCGATCAAAGGCATCGGCGGCGCGCCGCTGTACCTGATCGACCGTTTCGGTGAAGGCAGCTCGATCTACGACATCGACTTCGTATTCATCGAAGGTGTGGACCGCAACCCGGTCGGCGCCGGTCTGAAAATCATCGACCACCTGACCCACAACGTGTATCGCGGTCGCATGGCCTACTGGGCCAACTTCTACGAGAAGCTGTTCAACTTCCGCGAAATCCGTTACTTCGACATCAAAGGCGAGTACACCGGCCTGACATCCAAGGCGATGACCGCGCCGGACGGCATGATCCGCATCCCGCTGAACGAAGAGTCGTCCAAAGGCGCCGGGCAGATCGAAGAGTTCCTGATGCAGTTCAACGGCGAGGGCATCCAGCACGTGGCGTTCCTCACCGATAACCTGATCGATACTTGGGACCGCCTGAAAAAAATCGGCATGCGCTTCATGACGCCGCCGCCGGACACCTACTACGAAATGCTCGAAGGCCGTTTGCCGAACCACGGCGAGCCGGTCGATCAACTGCAAGCACGGGGCATCTTGCTGGACGGTTCGTCCGAACCTGGCGACAAGCGCCTGCTGCTGCAGATTTTCTCGGAAACCCTGATGGGGCCGGTGTTCTTCGAGTTCATCCAGCGTAAAGGCGACGATGGTTTCGGCGAAGGCAACTTCAAGGCTCTGTTCGAATCCATCGAGCGCGATCAGGTTCGTCGCGGTGTGCTTTCCACTGATTAA
- a CDS encoding LysR family transcriptional regulator: MSSILDLEIFVRTADSGSISAAARALELTPAAASIALKRLETRLGIRLLARSTRSMRLTEEGRRYLDSVRLALAALAEGEQALKQQTQGLSGVLQLAAPSDFGRNVLLPWLDDFKREHPHIQFQLLLNDRHADLFRETVDVALRFGVPSDSTLVALPILPRHRRVACASPEYLARCGVPLTPAELSEHSALLYLRDGRPYNQWRFSRGDEVMEVQVHGDYLSDDGEVARRWALAGHGIAYKAWLDVAADVQAGRLVTLFDDWQGESVPFNLLCPHRVQVSERVKVLQTFLQERCEALRR, from the coding sequence ATGAGCTCGATTCTCGACCTGGAGATTTTCGTTCGCACCGCCGACTCCGGCAGCATTTCCGCCGCCGCCCGCGCCCTGGAGCTGACCCCGGCGGCGGCCAGCATCGCCCTCAAACGCCTGGAAACCCGCCTCGGCATCCGCTTGCTGGCCCGTTCCACACGAAGCATGCGCCTGACCGAAGAAGGCCGGCGCTATCTGGATAGCGTGCGCCTGGCACTGGCCGCGCTGGCCGAAGGTGAGCAGGCGTTAAAGCAACAGACCCAAGGCTTGAGTGGTGTACTGCAATTGGCGGCGCCGTCGGACTTCGGGCGCAATGTGCTGTTACCGTGGCTCGACGACTTCAAACGCGAGCATCCGCACATTCAATTTCAGCTACTGCTCAACGATCGCCATGCCGATCTGTTCCGCGAGACGGTAGATGTGGCTCTGCGCTTCGGTGTGCCGAGTGACTCGACGTTGGTGGCGCTGCCGATTCTGCCACGGCATCGCCGCGTGGCCTGCGCCAGCCCCGAGTATCTGGCCCGGTGCGGCGTGCCGTTAACCCCGGCGGAACTGAGCGAACACAGCGCCCTGCTCTACCTGCGCGATGGCCGGCCCTACAACCAGTGGCGTTTCAGCCGTGGCGATGAAGTGATGGAGGTTCAGGTGCACGGCGACTACCTCAGCGACGACGGCGAAGTTGCCCGCCGCTGGGCGTTGGCCGGGCATGGCATCGCCTACAAGGCCTGGCTCGACGTCGCCGCCGATGTGCAGGCCGGGCGGCTGGTGACGCTGTTCGATGACTGGCAAGGCGAAAGCGTGCCATTCAATTTGCTCTGCCCGCATCGGGTGCAGGTGTCGGAGCGGGTCAAGGTGTTGCAAACGTTCTTGCAGGAGCGTTGTGAGGCACTGCGTCGATAA
- the rarD gene encoding EamA family transporter RarD, which translates to MSKGIALSVTASMLFAVMYYYTSLLSPLSGVEIFGWRMLLTAPCMTVFMVVSGEWKRVLEILRRLAAKPKLLIALIGSAVLLGLQLWLFMWAPLNGYSLDVSLGYFLLPLSMVLTGRIVYGERLSYLQKIAVFFASLGVLNELYQVGGFSWATLLVVIGYPIYFILRKRLATDNLGGLWLDMALMLPVAFWFVQGGEQGFGVFDQHPWLSLLIPLLGVISASALVVYIIASRLLPFSLFGLLSYVEPVLLLGVALLLGESIKAGEWLTYIPIWLAVAALVFEGFKHLVRQRRRPM; encoded by the coding sequence TTGTCTAAAGGTATCGCTCTATCGGTCACAGCCTCGATGCTGTTTGCCGTCATGTATTACTACACCTCACTGCTCTCCCCCTTGAGTGGCGTGGAGATTTTCGGTTGGCGGATGTTGCTGACCGCGCCATGCATGACCGTGTTCATGGTGGTGTCCGGCGAATGGAAACGTGTGCTCGAGATTCTTCGGCGGCTGGCCGCCAAGCCGAAGTTGCTCATCGCCCTGATCGGCTCGGCAGTGCTGCTGGGCCTGCAACTCTGGTTGTTCATGTGGGCGCCACTCAACGGCTATAGCCTTGACGTGTCGCTGGGGTACTTCCTGTTGCCGCTGTCCATGGTCCTGACCGGGCGAATCGTCTATGGCGAGCGCCTTTCCTATCTGCAGAAAATAGCCGTGTTCTTCGCCAGCCTCGGCGTGCTCAACGAGTTGTATCAGGTCGGCGGTTTTTCCTGGGCGACGTTGCTGGTGGTGATCGGCTATCCGATCTATTTCATCCTGCGCAAACGCCTGGCCACGGACAACCTTGGCGGGCTCTGGCTGGACATGGCGTTGATGCTGCCGGTGGCGTTCTGGTTCGTGCAGGGCGGTGAACAAGGTTTTGGCGTGTTCGATCAACATCCCTGGCTGTCGCTGTTGATTCCCCTGCTCGGGGTGATCAGCGCTTCGGCGCTGGTGGTCTACATCATTGCCAGCCGGCTGCTGCCGTTCAGCCTGTTCGGGTTGTTGAGTTACGTCGAGCCCGTGCTGTTGCTGGGCGTTGCGTTGCTGTTGGGGGAAAGCATCAAGGCCGGCGAATGGCTGACTTACATTCCGATCTGGCTGGCGGTGGCGGCGTTGGTGTTTGAAGGGTTCAAGCATCTGGTCCGGCAACGACGCCGGCCAATGTAA